In the Podospora bellae-mahoneyi strain CBS 112042 chromosome 4, whole genome shotgun sequence genome, one interval contains:
- a CDS encoding hypothetical protein (COG:Q; EggNog:ENOG503NWT2), with the protein MSPTTPPPAPAAPAATTAPNAAAAANPDPVSQLFSVKGIVALITGGGTGIGLILTRTLALGGASRIYILGRRLPVLQSAATSVNALVGKNVVIPLYCDITSRISISSTVSVISSDLGYINLLICNAGIGGPQVLLSSTTPNSLEEFQQQQMDTVAGWEETMRANVTGVWFTAMGFLSLLEKGNHTEWGKGGVSSQIIVVSSIAGFNKKAPGGWAYGASKAAATHVVFPSEMAAPIVEAAGGSMTGGGVIPLDKSVVPLGRMGDEKDMAGQILYLASRAGAYCNGNVVLVDGGRLGTFPSAGY; encoded by the exons ATgtcacccaccacaccacccccagctcCGGCggccccagcagcaacgacGGCACCGaatgccgctgccgccgccaacccaGACCCAGTATCCCAACTCTTCTCCGTCAAAGGCATCGTAGCCCTCATCACAGGAGGCGGCACCG GAAtcggcctcatcctcacccgcaccctcgccctcggggGCGCATCAAGGATCTACATCCTCGGCCGCCGGCTTCCCGTTCTTCAATCCGCCGCGACGTCTGTCAACGCCCTCGTCGGCAAGAATGTAGTAATCCCTCTATACTGCGACATCACCTCCCGcatctccatctcgtccaccGTTTCTGTCATCTCCTCCGACCTAGGCTACATCAACCTCCTGATCTGCAACGCTGGCATCGGCGGCCCGCAAGTCCTCctttcttccaccaccccgaaCTCCCTGGAAGAgttccaacaacagcagatGGACACcgtggctggctgggagGAAACAATGAGGGCAAACGTGACAGGGGTGTGGTTCACGGCCATGGGGTTCTTGTCGCTGTTGGAAAAAGGGAATCATACGGaatggggaaaggggggtgtgagCTCTCAGATTATTGTTGTGAGTTCAATTGCTGGGTTTAATAAAAAGGCACCCGGGGGTTGGGCGTATGGGGCGAGCAAGGCGGCGGCTACGCATGTGG TGTTCCCGAGTGAGATGGCGGCGCCGATTGTGGAAGCGGCTGGGGGGTCGATgacggggggtggggtgatTCCCCTGGATAAGAGCGTTGTTcctttggggaggatgggagatGAGAAGGATATGGCGGGGCAGATTTTGTATTTGGCTTCGAGGGCGGGGGCGTATTGTAATGGGAATGTGGTtttggttgatggggggaggttggggactTTTCCCAGTGCTGGGTATTAG
- the MIC33 gene encoding putative mitochondrial 2-oxoglutarate/malate carrier protein (EggNog:ENOG503NWP1; COG:C), with protein sequence MSSFKQEAEVGRTRGPEAMGSMKNDNLPAASDFLHTPLVRAALPFINGGLSGMVATTVIQPVDMIKVRIQLAGEGVAGGPKPTPISVTRDILASGKALDLYTGLSAGLLRQAVYTTARIGFFDTFMGSLSARAKANGKQVGFSERATAGLSAGGLAAMLGNPADLALIRMQSDGLKPVAERKNYKSVIDALTSIAKSEGVGALWAGAAPTVVRAMALNFGQLAFFSEAKAQLKQRTQWSANAQTLTASAVAGFFASFFSLPFDFVKTRLQKQSRGPDGKLPYKSMVDCFAKVAKQEGVMRFYRGFGTYYVRIAPHAMVTLIVADYLGWLTK encoded by the exons ATGTCCTCATTCAAGCAAGAAGCTGAAGTTGGTCGGACTAGGGGACCCGAAGCAATGGGATCAATGAAGAAcgacaacctccccgccgccagcgATTTCCTCCACACGCCCCTCGTCCGGGCGGCGCTTCCCTTTATCAATGGCGGCCTCAGCGGGATGGTTGCCACGACGGTGATTCAGCCCGTCGACATGATCAAGGTGCGCATCCAGCTTGCGGGCGAgggtgtggctggtggaCCGAAGCCGACGCCCATCTCGGTGACTCGCGACATCTTGGCCAGCGGAAAGGCGCTCGATTTGTATACCGGACTCTCGGCCGGTCTGCTCAGACAGGCCGTGTACACGACCGCCCGCATTGGGTTTTTCGACACCTTTATGGGCAGCCTGTCAGCCCGGGCCAAGGCGAACGGAAAGCAGGTTGGCTTTTCGGAGCGTGCCACTGCTGGTTTGTCGGCCGGTGGTCTGGCTGCCATGCTGGGCAACCCGGCCGATCTGGCGTTGATCCGCATGCAGAGTGATGGGTTGAAGCCGGTGGCCGAAAGGAAGAATTACAAGTCTGTGATTGATGCCCTCACTTCGATTGCGAAGAGCGAGGGCGTTGGTGCTCTTTGGGCCGGTGCGGCTCCGACGGTGGTGCGTGCCATGGCGCTCAACTTTGGGCAGCTGGCTTTCTTCAGCGAGGCCAAGGCGCAGCTGAAGCAGCGGACGCAGTGGTCGGCCAATGCTCAGACTCTGACGGCCAGCGCAGTGGCTGGGTTCTTTGCTTCGTTTTTCTCGTTGCCGTTTGACTTTGTCAAGACGAGGTTGCAGAAGCAGTCGAGGGGGCCGGATGGGAAGCTGCCTTACAAGAGCATGGTGGATTGCTTTGCCAAGGTGGCGAagcaggagggggtgatgaggttttATAGAGGGTTTGGGACGTATTATGTGAGGATTGCGCCGCATGC GATGGTCACTTTGATTGTGGCTGATTACCTTGGGTGGCTGACCAAATAa
- the YRB30 gene encoding Ran-specific GTPase-activating protein 30 (EggNog:ENOG503NTWZ; COG:S), with protein sequence MDALLTNLGYQTVNFAIKSGIALTSKYAVQQCARLLKTVDDKPVYAELKSLQKLLSTKIKIVSPAIDLILLKSGRGNSFLDAAQPLASSLHREIVRLGKRLQNAAAEEEASGDGRRPRMTEAHHAELTMILSDIKRLLDRIDRDIPFIQLAITASGENMSTPMNPREATFSPSRLMQASTLVSFGDLHFNGTQPIQVGPSFTLTLYMLFVGHSQVETQNDKHQERNGNVAKNGSPSALQLVESSGSRSTDGGNGTENTNEVPYGIGESDRKPIWQEVMHKARVRLLRTPMGCTFDSLHGYCTLNGHNHKAGFNGPANGYSYHLEIIEDLDDGRMHDDKEHGFKPKEFEGLRMAGIREAIPIHQFSKIFYTDTGVILNIGDAQNGYNNPVLLLKRDLSMVSPHEMPQQASAQSGIVNHGYSDDESDDQDEIDRQLWEESHLSPDRSDGQHHPNSTNLPPHLDPEWLALEVYMDDDGDDSGSETADEEDSSIGSPQRGLSADNHHLANNSLSADTNLMRQFRQISLHSDSPAGSPIRQTSRDIERRNPSSQQQDMPRSPFDAVTSSLSLLEMLIRLTSLQESQQVSHLAIPDDFTMHFLQNTTTTGYVGEMARRIKDQAKRRMGFDPYDDGDVESEPGKELGVKRMGR encoded by the exons ATGGACGCACTTTTAACCAACCTCGGATACCAGACGGTCAACTTCGCCATCAAATCAGGGATTGCCCTCACGTCCAAGTATGCCGTCCAGCAATGCGCCCGCCTGCTCAAGACGGTCGATGATAAGCCGGTCTATGCAGAGCTCAAATCTCTACAAAAGCTCCTCAGCACAAAAATCAAG ATTGTGTCCCCTGCCATCGACCTGATCCTTCTCAA GTCTGGCCGTGGAAACTCATTTCTCGATGCAGCCCAACCATTAGCATCTTCGTTACACCGAGAGATTGTCCGTCTTGGGAAGCGTCTTCAgaatgccgccgccgaggaggaagcctCTGGGGACGGCCGCCGTCCTCGGATGACAGAGGCTCACCATGCTGAACTGACCATGATACTCAGCGATATCAAACGCCTACTGGACAGGATCGACCGAGATATTCCCTTCATCCAGCTGGCCATCACTGCCTCTGGTGAGAATATGTCGACACCCATGAACCCTCGCGAAGCTACCTTTTCTCCATCGAGACTCATGCAAGCTAGCACCTTGGTTTCTTTTGGGGATTTGCACTTTAACGGGACGCAGCCGATTCAGGTTGGTCCGTCGTTCACACTGACCTTGTACATGCTCTTTGTCGGCCACTCCCAAGTTGAAACACAGAACGATAAGCACCAGGAGCGGAATGGAAACGTGGCCAAGAATGGCTCGCCTTCGGCCCTACAACTTGTCGAATCCTCAGGAAGTAGATCAACCGATGGGGGAAATGGCACAGAAAACACAAATGAGGTTCCCTACGGGATAGGAGAGTCCGACAGGAAGCCAATCTGGCAAGAAGTCATGCACAAGGCCAGGGTACGTCTCTTGCGGACACCCATGGGCTGTACATTTGATTCCCTGCATGGGTACTGCACCCTGAATGGCCATAACCACAAGGCAGGGTTTAATGGACCGGCCAATGGATACAGTTACCACTTGGAGATCATTGAAGATCTGGACGATGGACGTATGCACGACGACAAGGAACATGGCTTCAAGCCtaaggagtttgagggttTAAGGATGGCAGGCATTCGCGAGGCCATACCGATCCATCAGTTCTCCAAGATTTTCTACACAGACACCGGGGTCATACTTAACATCGGCGACGCACAGAATGGATACAACAATCCAGTCTTGTTGCTGAAACGAGACCTCAGCATGGTCTCCCCGCACGAAATGCCGCAGCAAGCGTCTGCTCAGTCAGGCATCGTCAACCATGGGTATTCGGATGACGAGTCTGACGACCAAGACGAGATTGATCGTCAGTTGTGGGAAGAGAGCCATCTGTCACCAGATCGGTCTGACGGTCAACATCACCCAAACTCGACGAATTTACCGCCTCATCTTGACCCGGAGTGGTTGGCTCTGGAGGTCTAcatggacgacgacggcgatgatTCGGGCTCAGAGACAGCagacgaagaagacagcAGTATTGGCTCGCCCCAAAGAGGTCTCTCAGccgacaaccaccaccttgccaacaacagcctctcGGCCGACACCAACCTGATGCGGCAGTTTAGACAAATCTCGCTCCACTCTGACTCCCCGGCCGGATCTCCCATCCGCCAAACAAGTCGCGATATTGAGAGAAgaaacccatcatcacaacaacaagataTGCCAAGGTCTCCGTTTGACGCCGTCACGTCTTCCCTGTCGCTGCTAGAGATGCTGATACGGCTCACGAGCCTCCAAGAGTCCCAGCAGGTCTCCCACTTGGCGATCCCGGATGATTTTACGATGCATTTCTtgcaaaacaccaccaccactggctATGTGGGTGAGATGGCGCGGAGGATAAAGGATCAGgcaaagaggaggatggggtttgATCCgtatgatgatggggatgtcgAGTCGGAGCCTGGGAAGGAGTTGGGGGTTAAGAGGATGGGTAGGTAG
- the PAN2 gene encoding poly(A)-specific ribonuclease (MEROPS:MER0030317; COG:L; EggNog:ENOG503NW3B) has protein sequence MDPDWNEVNRITYPVPMPNDFRHPTTHPSAHPHSHHGGLHQGVVGQGYGGGPPPGIGGGGIVGGVGVVGLQPATALAFDPQAELLWAGDWKGRVTSFANRELRRYTAFKIQIDPTEGPVQQFLFHEKGVIVLGRRVVHMAMRRGPVLWNIRHEGMKDLRCMSFTSKGASEILVAGWQDTMFVIDVVKGEVTKQVPAPHHYKIMKRGRYICAATETGRIDIVNPTTFKVEKEWQAHQSYINDMDASGDYIVTCGGSYKQQGPGSSSRVPDPYVNVYDLRNMTSIQPMPFPPLAAYVRLHPRMLTTTIVSSQQGQMHVVDIMNPNTTNIRYAHLQASINLFEIASSGRALVIADNDRNIALWGSPSDGIQFTNIGAPITFPEPEEPAPHVDWSVDAPLSTVGMPYYYGTMLFSAWPADIISDAGAPPPQVDPALLATLNKTEFGYFGPNKTGLRRNQIEDTRASKASNKLQAPKFLSERARDGPVTDSHVDQETLAQDAAESLKPEPPPIYGTLEIKYSRFGVDDFDFGFFNKTKYAGLENQIPNSYANSLLQVMNYTPLIRNMALQHVATSCVTDLCLLCELGFVFDMLQKADGLTCHATNLFKTITGRSESQPLDLLEEDLHSHRVSSTTGGAQPGPAPHTRVQNLCRFLMDKTTVEYQSIQPISTALERTLLKLPDPPSPKELTSKLLTTSAVVRINCTNCRTETARSGDAQVIDLIYPPPRTAIRNARAPRTTFSQVLKMGVEKELGTKGWCGNCKRYQSLQLRKTVESVPAVLTINTMIVQENRKLWATPGWLPEEIGVIVSGGQFFCYEGEDLRVHLQRGAHEITVYSLMGMVVNIEHPPPQKPHLVAMVNVAHSEPTAPAESKWHLFNDFSVRRVSSAEALTFNAAWKLPSVLMYQIKQANNKSNMEWRTRLDTSILYKDLGPPPQQQQQQHSDEKKTYRLLDEATERPGPGTIVGLDTEYVSLKDQEIQINSNGEKEMLRPMWLALGRVSVIRARGEREGEAFIDDWITIREPVHDYLTQYSGITAGDLDSRTSKHTLVTLKTAYRKIWTLLNLGVTFLGHGLRQDFRVMNIHVPRAQVIDTAVIYHLSAWRRVLSLSVLSRVVLKQKIQQGQHDSVEDAQAALRLYKKHQEYVDAGLWEREIEQIYLRCKAIGFNAKFEGSGDGIMGGGGMVKRTDTPPVGGAVGAADGVAGPTTPVRKAAVLGTAGSVGMVGSGGFGSSGGGGGAFTPTKGGSTGSPRR, from the exons ATGGATCCAGATTGGAACgag GTCAACCGCATCACCTACCCGGTGCCGATGCCGAATGATTTCAggcatcccaccacccatccgtCGGCGCATCCGCATTCGCATCATGGAGGTTTACATCAGGGGGTTGTCGGTCAGGGTTATGGAGGGGGGCCTCCGCCGGGGAtaggtggaggggggattgtagggggtgttggggtggttggtttgcAGCCTGCTACGGCGCTGGCGTTTGATCCCCAGGCTGAGTTGTTGTGGGCTGGGGATTGGAAG GGACGGGTGACTTCTTTTGCGAACCGAGAGCTCCGACGATATACGGCCTTCAAGATTCAGATCGATCCGACCGAGGGCCCAGTACAGCAGTTTCTGTTTCACGAAAAGGGGGTGATTgtgcttgggaggagggtggtgcatATGGCTATGAGGAGAGGCCCGGTCCTGTGGAATATACGGCATGAGGGGATGAAGGACTTGCGCTGCATGAGCTTTACGAGCAAAGGGGCGAGCGAGATTCTGGTGGCCGGGTGGCAGGACACCATGTTTGTTATCGACGTGGTCAAGGGAGAGGTCACAAAACAAGTGCCGGCGCCACACCACTACAAAATCATGAAGAGGGGAAGGTATATCTGTGCTGCGACCGAGACGGGGCGGATCGACATTGTGAACCCGACGACGTTcaaggttgagaaggagTGGCAGGCGCATCAAAGCTACATCAACGATATGGATGCGTCAGGGGATTATATCGTCACTTGTGGGGGATCATACAAGCAGCAAGGGCCGGGTTCGTCAAGCAGGGTGCCAGATCCTTATGTCAATGTGTATGACTTGAGGAACATGACGTCGATACAACCGATGCCATTCCCTCCCTTGGCCGCATATGTGCGGCTGCATCCGAGGATGCTGACAACGACTATTGTTTCGTCGCAACAGGGGCAGATGCATGTGGTGGATATTATGAATCCAAACACCACGAATATCAGGTATGCGCATCTGCAGGCGTCGATCAACCTGTTCGAGATCGCGTCGTCAGGGAGAGCGCTGGTCATTGCGGACAATGACAGGAATATTGCGCTTTGGGGGTCGCCATCGGACGGGATACAGTTTACTAACATCGGGGCGCCGATCACGTTTCCTGAACCCGAGGAGCCGGCGCCGCATGTTGACTGGAGTGTTGATGCTCCTTTGAGCACCGTGGGAATGCCATATTACTACGGGACAATGCTGTTCTCTGCCTGGCCGGCCGACATCATATCAGATGCTGgcgctccaccaccacaggtTGACCCAGCCTTGCTCGCCACCTTGAACAAGACAGAGTTTGGATACTTTGGTCCCAACAAAACAGGTCTTCGACGCAATCAGATCGAAGACACGCGGGCTTCCAAAGCATCCAACAAGTTGCAAGCACCAAAGTTCTTGAGCGAAAGAGCAAGAGATGGCCCGGTGACAGACAGTCATGTTGATCAGGAAACATTGGCCCAAGATGCCGCAGAGAGCCTGAAGCCGGAACCGCCACCCATTTACGGCACACTGGAGATCAAGTACAGCCGGTTTGGCGTTGACGATTTcgactttggcttcttcaacaagacAAAATATGCCGGTCTCGAGAATCAAATCCCGAACTCGTACGCCAATTCTTTGCTGCAGGTCATGAACTACACCCCTCTTATCCGCAACATGGCCCTTCAGCACGTCGCCACCTCGTGCGTCACAGACCTCTGCCTCCTGTGCGAGCTTGGATTTGTCTTTGACATGCTCCAAAAGGCAGACGGCCTGACGTGTCATGCCACGAATCTTTTCAAAACTATTACTGGTAGAAGCGAATCACAGCCTCTGGACCTTCTCGAAGAAGATCTTCACAGCCACCGGGTATCTTCGACCACGGGCGGAGCTCAGCCAGGTCCTGCCCCCCATACGAGGGTACAGAACTTGTGCAGGTTTCTCATGGACAAGACAACGGTTGAGTACCAGAGCATTCagcccatctccaccgcgTTGGAGCGGACGCTGTTGAAGCTGCCTGACCCTCCGAGCCCGAAGGAATTGACGTCAAAACTACTAACCACCTCTGCGGTTGTCAGAATCAACTGCACAAACTGCCGGACGGAAACAGCAAGGTCGGGAGATGCTCAAGTCATTGATCTTATTTACCCCCCTCCAAGAACGGCGATTAGGAATGCCAGGGCGCCTCGGACGACGTTCTCCCAGGTGCTCAAGATgggggtggaaaaggagctGGGCACTAAGGGCTGGTGCGGCAACTGCAAGCGGTACCAGAGTTTGCAGCTGCGCAAGACTGTCGAGAGCGTTCCGGCGGTTCTGACCATCAACACTATGATTGTGCAGGAGAACCGCAAGCTCTGGGCCACGCCGGGGTGGCTGCCGGAGGAAATCGGCGTCATAGTGAGCGGCGGGCAGTTTTTCTGCTACGAAGGCGAGGACCTGAGAGTTCACTTGCAACGGGGCGCGCACGAGATCACGGTGTACTCGCTGATGGGCATGGTGGTGAACATTGAGCACCCGCCACCGCAGAAGCCGCACCTGGTAGCCATGGTCAACGTGGCGCACTCGGAGCCGACAGCGCCGGCGGAGAGCAAGTGGCACTTGTTCAATGACTTTTCCGTCAGGAGGGTGTCGAGCGCCGAGGCGCTGACGTTCAACGCGGCGTGGAAGCTGCCGAGCGTGTTGATGTACCAGATCAAACAGGCGAACAATAAGAGCAACATGGAGTGGAGGACGAGGCTGGATACGTCGATTCTGTACAAGGACCTcgggccgccgccgcagcagcagcagcagcagcattcGGACGAGAAAAAGACGTATCGGCTGCTGGACGAGGCGACGGAGAGGCCGGGGCCGGGGACGATTGTGGGGTTGGACACGGAGTATGTCTCGCTGAAGGACCAGGAGATCCAGATCAACTCCAacggggagaaggagatgctTCGGCCGATGTGGCTGGCGCTGGGTCGGGTGAGCGTGATCAGGGCgcggggggagagggagggggaggcgttTATTGACGACTGGATCACCATCAGGGAGCCGGTGCACGATTATCTGACACAGTACTCTGGCATCACGGCCGGGGATCTGGACAGCAGGACGAGCAAGCACACGCTTGTGACGCTCAAGACGGCGTACAGGAAGATTTGGACGTTGCTGAACCTGGGGGTGACGTTCCTGGGGCATGGGTTGAGGCAGGATTTCAGGGTGATGAATATCCATGTGCCGAGGGCGCAGGTGATTGACACGGCCGTCATCTATCACTTGTCGGCCTGGAGGAGGGTACTGAGCTTGAGTGTGCtgtcgagggtggtgctCAAGCAGAAGATTCAGCAGGGGCAGCATGATTCCGTGGAGGATGCGCAGGCTGCGTTGAGGTTGTATAAAAAGCATCAGGAGTACGTGGATGCCGGAttgtgggagagggagattgaGCAGATTTACTTGAGGTGTAAGGCTATCGGGTTCAATGCCAAGTTTGAAGGGTCGGGGGATGGTATcatgggagggggagggatggtgaagaggacGGATACGCCTCCAGTTGGGGGGGCTGTTGGGGCGGCGGATGGGGTGGCTGGGCCGACGACGCCTGTCCGTaaggcggcggtgttggggACGGCGGGGAgtgttgggatggtgggatcGGGAGGGTTCGggagtagtggtggtggcggtggtgctttTACGCCTACGAAGGGGGGCAGTACTGGGTCGCCTAGGAGATAG
- the SUP35 gene encoding translation termination factor GTPase eRF3 (EggNog:ENOG503NVHC; COG:J), which translates to MSNNVQESWEDDASAHDENLARQTQQMNLNQQGGFRPGAASFQPTAQTFQPGQGYGGYNQYNQQQQYYGGQGQGYYGQYGQQGQGYGQGYGGVYGQNQGGYNQGQGYGQWQGYQQQQQQQQYQYQPQQQQNQQQAPKPTPTIVKRPAQPALGEASKPAPAKDIGAKVLSIGGDAKPKAKVLSIGNPAPAKDEAPKAKVLSIGNPAPAKEEPKTEETKKQEAKNEGTAQAAQKVAAAKAVEKTDSQAASGKTSPAPSSGRSSPSRAAAAKAAARDADAVEKEQSADVDDETLKEVYGKEHVNIIFIGHVDAGKSTLGGAILYVTGMVDQRTLDKYKRDAKEMGRETWYLSWALDLTNEERSKGKTVEVGRGFFETDKRRYSILDAPGHKTYVPNMIGGASQADVGILVISARKGEYETGFEKGGQTREHAMLAKTQGVNKLIVAINKMDDPTVNWSHERYLECTTKLQQFLKGTGYNLKTDVFFMPIAAQQTMGIKDRVPKDVCPWYDGPSLLEYLDGMKALERKINAPFMMAVAGKYRDMGTMIEGKIEAGVVKKGMSVTMMPNRQSVDIAAVYGETEDEVNLAQCGDQVRLRLRGIEEEEIMPGFVLCSPKRLVHNVAQFEAQIRILDLKSILTAGFNCVLHVHAAIEEVTFAALLHKLQKGTNRKSKLPPSHAKKGDSIIARLQVTGGAGSVCVERFEDYPQMGRFTLRDQGSNHCHWQDHQAHY; encoded by the exons ATGTCCAACAACGTTCAAGAATcgtgggaggatgatgccTCCGCCCACGACGAGAACCTGGCGCGCCAGACTCAGCAAATGAACCTCAACCAGCAGGGTGGTTTCCGCCCCGGTGCTGCCTCTTTCCAGCCAACAGCCCAGACCTTCCAGCCTGGCCAGGGCTACGGTGGTTACAACCAGTataaccagcagcagcaatactATGGCGGCCAAGGCCAGGGCTACTATGGTCAATATGGCCAGCAAGGGCAAGGCTACGGGCAGGGGTACGGTGGTGTTTACGGTCAAAACCAGGGCGGCTACAACCAGGGACAAGGTTACGGTCAATGGCAAGGctaccagcagcaacagcagcaacaacaatacCAGTACcagcctcagcaacagcagaacCAGCAACAGGCCCCCAAGCCTACTCCCACCATCGTAAAGAGGCCAGCTCAGCCAGCCCTGGGCGAAGCTTCCAAGCCAGCGCCCGCCAAGGACATTGGTGCAAAGGTATTGAGCATTGGAGGCGACGCGAagcccaaggccaaggtACTCTCGATCGGCAATCCTGCGCCCGCTAAAGACGAGGcgcccaaggccaaggtgCTTTCGATTGGCAACCCTGCGCCCGCGAAGGAGGAGCCCAAGACGGAGGAgacgaagaagcaggaggcgAAGAATGAGGGCACCGCCCAGGCGGCTCAGAAGGTTGCTGCGGCCAAGGCGGTAGAGAAGACAGATTCTCAGGCGGCCAGCGGAAAGACTTCGCCAGCTCCCTCTTCTGGCCGTTCCAGCCCGTCCCGCGCCGCGGccgccaaggctgctgctcgcgACGCCGATGCTGTCGAGAAGGAGCAGAGCGCCGATGTCGATGACGAGACTCTCAAGGAAGTCTACGGAAAGGAGCacgtcaacatcatcttcatcggtCACGTCGATGCTGGCAAGAGTACTCTTGGTGGTGCCATTCTCTACGTCACCGGCATGGTTGACCAGAGAACACTCGACAAGTATAAGAGAGACGCCAAGGAGATGGGCCGTGAGACCTGGTATCTCTCCTGGGCTCTTGATCTGACCAACGAGGAACGTTCCAAGGGCAAGACCGTCGAGGTTGGCCGTGGTTTCTTCGAGACAGACAAGCGCAGATACAGTATCTTGGATGCTCCCGGCCACAAGACCTATGTCCCCAACATGATCGGTGGTGCTTCGCAGGCCGATGTTGGTATTCTCGTCATTTCTGCCCGCAAGGGTGAGTACGAGACCGGTTTCGAGAAGGGCGGTCAGACCAGAGAGCACGCCATGTTGGCCAAGACTCAGGGTGTGAACAAGCTCATTGTTGCCATCAACAAGATGGACGACCCTACTGTCAACTGGTCCCACGAGCGTTACCTCGAGTgcaccaccaagctccagCAATTCTTGAAGGGCACTGGCTACAACCTTAAGACGGATGTCTTTTTCATGCCCATTGCTGCTCAGCAGACCATGGGTATCAAGGACCGCGTGCCGAAGGACGTCTGCCCCTGGTATGACGGGCCCTCGCTTCTCGAGTACCTTGATGGCATGAAGGCTCTGGAGCGCAAGATCAACGCGCCTTTCATGATGGCCGTTGCCGGCAAGTACCGTGACATGGGCACCATGATCGAGGGTAAGATCGAGGCCGGTGTGGTCAAGAAGGGCATGAGCGTCACCATGATGCCCAACAGGCAGTCGGTCGACATTGCGGCCGTCTACGGCGAGACGGAAGACGAAGTGAACCTCGCCCAGTGTGGTGACCAGGTTCGTCTCCGTCTCCGCGGcattgaagaggaagagatcaTGCCCGGTTTCGTCCTCTGCTCGCCCAAGCGCTTGGTGCATAACGTTGCCCAGTTCGAGGCCCAAATCCGCATTCTTGACCTCAAGAGCATTCTCACTGCCGGCTTCAACTGTGTGTTGCACGTCCACGCTGCCATTGAGGAGGTCACTTTTGCGGCTCTGCTGCACAAGCTGCAGAAGGGTACCAACAGGAAGAGCAAGCTGCCGCCATCCCATGCCAAGAAGGGTGACAGCATCATTGCCCGTCTGCAGGTGACTGGCGGTGCTGGGTCGGTGTGCGTGGAGAGGTTTGAGGATTACCCCCAGATGGGTCGTTTCACTCTGCGTGATCAG GGGTCAAACCATTGCCATTGGCAAGATCACCAAGCTCATTACTGA